The Coregonus clupeaformis isolate EN_2021a chromosome 20, ASM2061545v1, whole genome shotgun sequence genome contains a region encoding:
- the arhgap19 gene encoding rho GTPase-activating protein 19 isoform X2, with protein sequence MFYNRPIRDGVGGVRDTSGGFKRKMAADKETNENTQNRRGTVCNVVISQNAGGSWGGGGVGGRPPIIFNPDFFVEKLRHERPEVFQELVLSNITRLIDLPGAEFSLLLGDEGGPKTPTGAGGGFFRSFNFLKRKDKEVVFGTPLTEGGIAQIYQLIEYLSKNLQVEGLFRVPGNSVRQQALKEQLNSGADIDLEAGGFHPNDVATVLKTFLGELPEPLLTHQHFNVHLKIADMTLFDEKGNKTSVPDKERQIEAFQLLFLLLPQANRSLLKLILDLLYHTAKQQDKNKMSAFNLALMFAPHVVWPRNMVASDLQENLKKLNYGMAFLIKHSQKLFRAPVYMREHARMLFTGSKSLQTKDDIDLLPVTGSPAPVPLPLKRCWADPSQYLSPSQYPSSSSSSSSQGQQHHTEESLKELFRHVYDNMPNSAKKKKLLLQLAKQTTPGPAPPGTPIYNYQTPPAQSKKHPRSRSFGGFIKRRHKGDQLALERRGRHISPEMVAAATGRQGKENVVLQSDSPSISRMCFSPSLETSM encoded by the exons ATGTTTTATAACCGACCAATCAGAGATGGAGTGGGCGGAGTCAGGGATACCAGCGGAGGATTCAAACGGAAGATGGCAGCGGATAAAGAGACAAATGAAAATACACAAAACAGAAG GGGTACGGTGTGTAACGTGGTGATCAGCCAGAATGCGGGGGGCTCATGGGGCGGCGGTGGGGTTGGGGGCCGCCCGCCAATCATCTTCAACCCAGACTTCTTTGTGGAGAAGCTACGTCACGAGAGACCTGAGGTGTTTCAAGAACTAGTGCTTAGCAACATCACCCGCCTCATCGACCTTCCCGGTGCTGAGTTCTCTCTGCTGTTGGGGGACGAGGGAGGGCCCAAGACCCCCACGGGGGCCGGAGGGGGATTCTTCCGCTCCTTCAACTTCCTCAAACGTAAAG ATAAGGAAGTGGTGTTCGGGACTCCTCTGACAGAGGGAGGCATCGCCCAGATTTACCAGCTCATCGAATACCTCAGCAAGA ACCTGCAGGTGGAGGGTCTGTTCAGGGTGCCGGGTAACAGTGTACGGCAGCAGGCCCTGAAGGAACAGCTGAACAGTGGGGCAGACATCGACCTGGAGGCAGGGGGCTTCCACCCCAACGACGTGGCCACCGTCCTCAAGACCTTCCTGGGAGAGCTACCTGAACCCCTCCTCACGCACCAACACTTCAACGTTCACCTCAAAATAGCAG ACATGACTCTGTTTGATGAGAAGGGCAACAAGACGTCAGTACCTGATAAGGAGCGTCAGATTGAAGCCTTCCAGCTCCTCTTCCTGCTGCTGCCCCAGGCCAACCGCAGCCTCCTCAAACTGATCCTGGACCTGCTCTACCACACCGCCAAGCAGCAGGACAAGAACAAAATGTCCGCCTTCAACCTCGCTCTCATGTTCGCCCCCCACGTCGTATGGCCCAGAAAT ATGGTGGCCAGTGACCTCCAGGAAAATCTGAAGAAGCTAAACTACGGCATGGCCTTCCTCATCAAACACTCCCAGAAACTATTCCGG gCTCCTGTGTACATGAGAGAGCATGCCAGAATGCTCTTCACAGGATCTAAGAGCCTGCAGACCAAG GATGATATAGACCTGTTACCTGTGACTggttcccctgcccctgttccccTGCCCCTGAAGAGGTGTTGGGCTGACCCGTCTCAGTACCTGTCCCCCTCCCaatacccctcctcctcctcctcctcctcgtcccaGGGCCAGCAGCACCACacagaggagtccctgaaggagCTGTTCAGACACGTCTATGACAACATGCCCAACTCTGCCAAGAAGAAGAAACTCCTACTACAG CTTGCCAAACAGACCACCCCCGGCCCGGCCCCCCCAGGGACACCCATATACAACTATCAGACCCCCCCGGCCCAGAGCAAGAAACACCCCCGCTCCCGCTCCTTCGGTGGATTcatcaag AGGAGACATAAGGGGGACCAACTGGCGTTGGAGAGGAGGGGCAGACACATCTCCCCGGAGATGGTTGCTGCGGCGACGGGACGTCAGGGAAAGGAGAACGTCGTCCTGCAGTCG gactctccatccatctccagaatgtgtttctctccctccctagaAACCTCGATGTAA
- the arhgap19 gene encoding rho GTPase-activating protein 19 isoform X1 → MFYNRPIRDGVGGVRDTSGGFKRKMAADKETNENTQNRRGTVCNVVISQNAGGSWGGGGVGGRPPIIFNPDFFVEKLRHERPEVFQELVLSNITRLIDLPGAEFSLLLGDEGGPKTPTGAGGGFFRSFNFLKRKDKEVVFGTPLTEGGIAQIYQLIEYLSKNLQVEGLFRVPGNSVRQQALKEQLNSGADIDLEAGGFHPNDVATVLKTFLGELPEPLLTHQHFNVHLKIADMTLFDEKGNKTSVPDKERQIEAFQLLFLLLPQANRSLLKLILDLLYHTAKQQDKNKMSAFNLALMFAPHVVWPRNMVASDLQENLKKLNYGMAFLIKHSQKLFRAPVYMREHARMLFTGSKSLQTKDDIDLLPVTGSPAPVPLPLKRCWADPSQYLSPSQYPSSSSSSSSQGQQHHTEESLKELFRHVYDNMPNSAKKKKLLLQLAKQTTPGPAPPGTPIYNYQTPPAQSKKHPRSRSFGGFIKRRHKGDQLALERRGRHISPEMVAAATGRQGKENVVLQSVNSPVTVNNNTPVGVKASDSMALNRERVLKVSKDSPSISRMCFSPSLETSM, encoded by the exons ATGTTTTATAACCGACCAATCAGAGATGGAGTGGGCGGAGTCAGGGATACCAGCGGAGGATTCAAACGGAAGATGGCAGCGGATAAAGAGACAAATGAAAATACACAAAACAGAAG GGGTACGGTGTGTAACGTGGTGATCAGCCAGAATGCGGGGGGCTCATGGGGCGGCGGTGGGGTTGGGGGCCGCCCGCCAATCATCTTCAACCCAGACTTCTTTGTGGAGAAGCTACGTCACGAGAGACCTGAGGTGTTTCAAGAACTAGTGCTTAGCAACATCACCCGCCTCATCGACCTTCCCGGTGCTGAGTTCTCTCTGCTGTTGGGGGACGAGGGAGGGCCCAAGACCCCCACGGGGGCCGGAGGGGGATTCTTCCGCTCCTTCAACTTCCTCAAACGTAAAG ATAAGGAAGTGGTGTTCGGGACTCCTCTGACAGAGGGAGGCATCGCCCAGATTTACCAGCTCATCGAATACCTCAGCAAGA ACCTGCAGGTGGAGGGTCTGTTCAGGGTGCCGGGTAACAGTGTACGGCAGCAGGCCCTGAAGGAACAGCTGAACAGTGGGGCAGACATCGACCTGGAGGCAGGGGGCTTCCACCCCAACGACGTGGCCACCGTCCTCAAGACCTTCCTGGGAGAGCTACCTGAACCCCTCCTCACGCACCAACACTTCAACGTTCACCTCAAAATAGCAG ACATGACTCTGTTTGATGAGAAGGGCAACAAGACGTCAGTACCTGATAAGGAGCGTCAGATTGAAGCCTTCCAGCTCCTCTTCCTGCTGCTGCCCCAGGCCAACCGCAGCCTCCTCAAACTGATCCTGGACCTGCTCTACCACACCGCCAAGCAGCAGGACAAGAACAAAATGTCCGCCTTCAACCTCGCTCTCATGTTCGCCCCCCACGTCGTATGGCCCAGAAAT ATGGTGGCCAGTGACCTCCAGGAAAATCTGAAGAAGCTAAACTACGGCATGGCCTTCCTCATCAAACACTCCCAGAAACTATTCCGG gCTCCTGTGTACATGAGAGAGCATGCCAGAATGCTCTTCACAGGATCTAAGAGCCTGCAGACCAAG GATGATATAGACCTGTTACCTGTGACTggttcccctgcccctgttccccTGCCCCTGAAGAGGTGTTGGGCTGACCCGTCTCAGTACCTGTCCCCCTCCCaatacccctcctcctcctcctcctcctcgtcccaGGGCCAGCAGCACCACacagaggagtccctgaaggagCTGTTCAGACACGTCTATGACAACATGCCCAACTCTGCCAAGAAGAAGAAACTCCTACTACAG CTTGCCAAACAGACCACCCCCGGCCCGGCCCCCCCAGGGACACCCATATACAACTATCAGACCCCCCCGGCCCAGAGCAAGAAACACCCCCGCTCCCGCTCCTTCGGTGGATTcatcaag AGGAGACATAAGGGGGACCAACTGGCGTTGGAGAGGAGGGGCAGACACATCTCCCCGGAGATGGTTGCTGCGGCGACGGGACGTCAGGGAAAGGAGAACGTCGTCCTGCAGTCG gtgaACAGTCCGGTGACAGTGAATAATAATACTCCAGTGGGGGTCAAGGCCTCTGATAGCATGGCCCTCAATAGAGAGAGGGTACTCAAAGTATCAAAG gactctccatccatctccagaatgtgtttctctccctccctagaAACCTCGATGTAA
- the LOC123481465 gene encoding uncharacterized protein LOC123481465, translated as MALRTAGSVLVVFLWSVTVVLGQNGWSVTYTPQSICTLKGSTVELSCSYTYPSGTVTTTFWFTKNDAEGNPFSLSDDPEYIDRVTYHRDNKNDCTLRITDLRESDAATYKFRFITDQTGGRYTGNPGVTLSVTDLQVKVTPYSFVSAWKTLTCTTCILTGNPTYIWYKNGQIVTDNTSPYSVYPDAADSYSCAVKGREDLHSPAVCVQDQSCNRVTYTDKRICALKGSSVDISCSYFSYHPIKTTFWFRSDKSAPEDLARDPEYAGRTLESLPSTLRITDLRESDSAEYKFRFNTQISGWGYSFSGTSLSVTDLQVKVTPDTISEGHSVTLTCSTTCTLTDNPNPTYI; from the exons ATGGCtttgagaacagcaggaagtGTGTTGGTGGTCTTTCTCTGGTCTGTGACAG TGGTACTGGGTCAGAATGGCTGGAGTGTGACTTACACCCCTCAGAGTATCTGTACCTTGAAGGGGTCAACAGTGGAGCTGTCCTGCTCTTACACATATCCCAGTGGTACAGTCACAACAACCTTCTGGTTCACAAAAAATGATGCTGAGGGGAATCCTTTTAGTCTGAGTGATGACCCAGAATACATAGATCGTGTGACGTACCATAGAGATAACAAGAATGACTGCACTCTAAGAAtcacagacctgagagagagtGACGCAGCTACGTACAAGTTCAGATTTATAACAGATCAGACCGGAGGGAGATATACTGGCAACCCTGgagtcactctgtctgtcacag ATCTGCAGGTGAAGGTGACTCCTTATTCATTTGTATCAGCATGGAAGACACTGACTTGCACCACCTGTATTCTGACTGGTAACCCCACCTACATCTGGTACAAGAACGGACAGATAGTAACTGACAACACTTCCCCCTATTCAGTCTACCCTGATGCTGCAGACAGCTACTCCTGTGCTGTAAAAGGCCGTGAGGATCTCcactctcctgcagtgt GTGTTCAGGATCAGAGCTGTAACAGAGTGACTTACACCGACAAGAGAATATGTGCTTTGAAGGGGTCATCAGTGGACATATCCTGTAGTTATTTCAGTTATCATCCGATCAAAACAACATTCTGGTTTAGAAGTGATAAGTCGGCACCTGAGGACCTAGCCAGAGACCCAGAGTATGCAGGCCGGACCCTGGAGAGCCTTCCCTCCACCCTGAGAATCACAGATCTGAGAGAGAGCGACTCAGCTGAGTATAAATTCAGATTCAACACACAGATCTCAGGATGGGGGTACAGCTTCTCTGGAACAAGTCTGTCTGTCACAG ACCTGCAGGTGAAGGTGACTCCTGACACAATATCAGAAGGACATAGTgtgacactgacctgtagcaccacctgtactctgactgacaaccccaaccccacctacATCTGA